Proteins encoded in a region of the Pelmatolapia mariae isolate MD_Pm_ZW linkage group LG16_19, Pm_UMD_F_2, whole genome shotgun sequence genome:
- the egln3 gene encoding egl nine homolog 3, translated as MPFIEHLSDTELERLALEQVVPALQEYGFYYVDGLLGELAGGAVLDQVKDMHRSGVLQDGRLAGSVPAVHRRSIRGDKIAWVSGSERGCEAINFLLNLIDKLISFCSGRLGNKAIRERSQAMVACYPGNGAGYVKHVDNPNCDGRCITCIYYLNKNWNAKEHGGILRIFPEGKSYVADIKPLFDRLLFFWSDRRNPHEVQPSYTTRYAITVWYFDSEERAEAKRRFRDLTASKAQQGGSSSSSS; from the exons ATGCCTTTCATTGAACACTTATCGGACACGGAATTGGAGCGTTTGGCTCTTGAGCAGGTCGTCCCGGCCCTGCAGGAATACGGCTTCTACTACGTGGACGGACTCCTCGGCGAGCTGGCCGGGGGCGCGGTGCTGGATCAGGTGAAAGACATGCACCGCTCTGGAGTCCTGCAGGACGGCCGGCTGGCCGGATCCGTCCCGGCAGTCCACCGGAGGAGCATCCGTGGAGACAAGATCGCCTGGGTGAGCGGATCGGAACGCGGCTGCGAGGCCATCAACTTCTTGCTCAACCTGATCGATAAGCTGATCTCCTTTTGCTCCGGGAGGCTGGGAAACAAAGCGATTCGGGAAAGATCCCAG GCTATGGTGGCGTGTTACCCAGGAAATGGGGCGGGTTATGTCAAGCACGTGGACAATCCCAACTGTGATGGACGCTGCATCACCTGCATCTACTACCTCAACAAGAACTGGAATGCCAAG GAGCATGGCGGCATCCTCAGGATCTTTCCAGAAGGGAAGTCGTACGTGGCAGACATCAAGCCACTTTTTGATAGGCTGCTCTTCTTTTGGTCAGACCGCAGGAACCCACATGAAGTGCAGCCTTCCTATACCACCAG GTACGCCATTACAGTTTGGTATTTCGACTCTGAGGAGCGAGCCGAGGCCAAGAGACGCTTCAGAGACCTCACAG caTCAAAGGCGCAGCAGGGCGGTAGCTCCAGCAGCTCCAGCTGA